In the Candidatus Saccharimonadales bacterium genome, one interval contains:
- the rsmD gene encoding 16S rRNA (guanine(966)-N(2))-methyltransferase RsmD: MKITGGELRGRGYKAPRTSAVRPMTEKERSALFDILGPIEGAHLLDAYAGSGGLGLEALSRGAADVVGIEVSRVAAATIHDNLKVLGLTHKYRLEQMRVEDWVGPKTYFDVILAAPPFAVISQTALEHLTSSLADSGVMVVSHTSQIEPLALKSLELVKSKRYGNAALSFYKPAN, translated from the coding sequence ATGAAAATCACCGGTGGAGAGCTCAGGGGGAGGGGATACAAGGCGCCCAGGACTAGCGCTGTACGGCCAATGACTGAAAAAGAGCGCTCGGCTCTCTTTGATATTCTCGGCCCGATCGAGGGTGCCCATCTGCTTGATGCCTATGCCGGGAGCGGTGGGTTGGGTCTTGAGGCACTCAGTCGCGGGGCCGCTGATGTAGTCGGCATTGAAGTCAGTCGCGTCGCCGCAGCTACTATTCATGATAACCTTAAGGTCTTGGGATTAACCCATAAGTATCGGCTTGAGCAGATGCGGGTTGAAGATTGGGTGGGCCCCAAAACTTATTTTGACGTTATTCTTGCGGCACCGCCCTTTGCCGTTATTAGCCAAACAGCCCTCGAACACTTAACTAGCAGTTTGGCCGATTCTGGTGTCATGGTAGTATCACATACTAGCCAGATAGAACCGCTTGCGTTAAAATCCTTGGAGCTGGTTAAGTCCAAGCGCTATGGTAATGCGGCCCTATCCTTCTATAAACCAGCTAATTAA